The following are encoded together in the Thermomonas brevis genome:
- a CDS encoding DUF2608 domain-containing protein, with protein sequence MRRLLPVAFALLLAACAAPAVRPDAAASDVRDIDDLALVAPALAETGQRTLLVLDIDDTLLTSAGFFGSDTWYEWQKTLPAGDPGKVPCLFDVISLNYETGTQRATQPDGPALINALPNDKLLLTSRNPLSRGGTLRTLHDAGYALPTMLGGQAEGRSWDFRKAPDAKPVRVLYDQGVFMTTGQDKGLALLDLLRRANLHYPRVVLVDDGQKNIDNMRAALRAAGIDYLGLHYTRVDKTIDQADADAGRAGWQAWRQLLAGAYPQRLQALESGHCAY encoded by the coding sequence ATGCGCCGCCTGCTTCCCGTCGCCTTCGCTTTGCTGCTCGCCGCCTGCGCCGCGCCCGCGGTCCGCCCCGACGCGGCGGCCTCGGACGTGCGCGACATCGACGATCTGGCACTGGTCGCGCCCGCGCTGGCGGAGACCGGTCAGCGCACCCTGCTGGTGCTGGACATCGACGACACCCTGCTGACCTCGGCCGGGTTCTTCGGCAGCGACACCTGGTACGAGTGGCAGAAGACCCTGCCGGCCGGCGATCCGGGCAAGGTGCCCTGCCTGTTCGACGTGATCTCGCTGAACTACGAGACCGGCACCCAGCGCGCCACCCAGCCCGACGGCCCGGCGCTGATCAACGCGCTTCCGAACGACAAGCTGCTGCTGACCTCGCGCAATCCGCTGTCGCGCGGCGGCACCCTGCGCACCCTGCACGACGCCGGCTACGCGCTGCCGACGATGCTGGGCGGGCAGGCCGAGGGCCGCAGCTGGGACTTCCGCAAGGCGCCCGACGCCAAGCCCGTGCGCGTGCTCTACGACCAGGGCGTGTTCATGACCACCGGCCAGGACAAGGGCCTGGCGCTGCTCGACCTGCTGCGCCGCGCGAACCTGCACTACCCGCGCGTGGTGCTGGTGGACGACGGCCAGAAGAACATCGACAACATGCGCGCGGCGCTGCGCGCGGCCGGCATCGACTACCTCGGCCTGCACTACACCCGCGTCGACAAGACCATCGACCAGGCCGATGCCGACGCCGGCCGCGCCGGCTGGCAGGCCTGGCGGCAGCTGCTGGCCGGCGCCTACCCGCAGCGCCTGCAAGCCCTCGAAAGCGGGCATTGCGCTTATTGA
- the cfa gene encoding cyclopropane fatty acyl phospholipid synthase, protein MSAPAGHDDAVLDTAPRQWVAGLLGRADIRVNGDRPWDMRLHDPAALDRALAEGNLGLGEAYMAGAWDCERLDVFFEHLLRAHLDREVQPAQLAWHALQVKLFNRQNRRRAWQVGKAHYDLGNDFYAAMLGPRMAYSCGYWQGGAADLAQAQEAKLDLVCRKLGLQPGMRVLDIGCGWGSFMGHAAERYGVRCIGVTVSEEQAAYAQQRYAGLPLEFRLQDYRQLDADALGGPVDRIASIGMFEHVGRRNHRRFMEVAHRCLRDDGLVLLHTIGKNRRKSVPDRWIDRHIFPNGDLPSIGQIGDALDGLFVCEDLHNFGADYDPTLMAWHASFEAAWPRFAGALGETFRRKWRYYLLSCAGAFRARELQLWQWLLSKDGVPGGWRRPA, encoded by the coding sequence ATGAGCGCACCCGCCGGCCACGACGACGCCGTCCTCGACACCGCCCCGCGCCAGTGGGTGGCCGGCCTGCTCGGCCGCGCCGACATCCGCGTCAACGGCGACCGCCCCTGGGACATGCGGCTGCACGATCCGGCCGCGCTCGACCGCGCGCTGGCCGAAGGCAACCTCGGCCTCGGCGAGGCCTACATGGCCGGCGCCTGGGACTGCGAGCGGCTGGACGTCTTCTTCGAGCACCTGCTGCGCGCGCACCTCGACCGCGAGGTGCAGCCGGCCCAGCTGGCCTGGCACGCGCTGCAGGTGAAGCTGTTCAACCGCCAGAACCGCCGCCGCGCCTGGCAGGTGGGCAAGGCGCACTACGACCTCGGCAACGATTTCTACGCGGCGATGCTGGGGCCGCGCATGGCCTATTCCTGCGGGTACTGGCAGGGCGGTGCGGCCGATCTCGCGCAGGCGCAGGAGGCCAAGCTCGACCTGGTCTGCCGCAAGCTGGGGCTGCAGCCGGGCATGCGCGTGCTGGACATCGGCTGCGGCTGGGGCAGCTTCATGGGCCATGCCGCGGAGCGCTACGGCGTGCGCTGCATCGGCGTCACCGTGTCGGAGGAACAGGCGGCCTACGCGCAGCAGCGCTACGCCGGCCTGCCGCTGGAGTTCCGCCTGCAGGACTACCGCCAGCTCGACGCCGACGCCCTCGGCGGGCCGGTGGACCGGATCGCCAGCATCGGCATGTTCGAGCACGTCGGCCGGCGCAACCATCGCCGCTTCATGGAAGTGGCCCACCGCTGCCTGCGCGACGACGGCCTGGTCCTGCTGCACACCATCGGCAAGAACCGCCGCAAGTCGGTGCCGGACCGCTGGATCGACCGCCACATCTTCCCCAACGGCGACCTGCCCTCGATCGGCCAGATCGGCGACGCGCTGGACGGCCTGTTCGTCTGCGAGGACCTGCACAACTTCGGCGCCGACTACGACCCGACGCTGATGGCCTGGCACGCCAGTTTCGAGGCCGCCTGGCCGCGCTTCGCCGGCGCGCTGGGCGAAACCTTCCGGCGCAAGTGGCGCTACTACCTGCTCAGCTGCGCCGGCGCCTTCCGCGCGCGCGAGCTGCAATTGTGGCAATGGCTGCTGTCGAAGGACGGCGTGCCGGGCGGCTGGCGGCGGCCGGCCTGA
- a CDS encoding thymidine kinase — MAKLYFYFSAMNAGKTTTLLQSAHNYRERGMRVAILTPKLDHRAGSGTVASRIGLKAEGIAFDRHDDLQRIVEADIAAHGPLHCVLVDEAQFLTKAQVWQLSEVVDALRIPVLCYGLRTDFRGELFEGSQYLLAWADDLQEIKTICHSGSKATMTVRVDDAGRAVQDGPQVEIGGNERYVSVSRREFKKVMRGEGGIEPMQAPLPL, encoded by the coding sequence ATGGCGAAGCTCTATTTCTATTTCTCGGCGATGAACGCCGGCAAGACCACCACCCTGCTGCAGTCCGCGCACAACTACCGCGAGCGCGGCATGCGGGTGGCCATCCTCACCCCGAAGCTGGACCACCGCGCCGGCAGCGGCACGGTGGCCTCGCGGATCGGGCTGAAGGCGGAGGGCATCGCCTTCGACCGCCACGACGACCTGCAGCGGATCGTGGAGGCCGACATCGCCGCGCACGGCCCGCTGCACTGCGTGCTGGTGGACGAGGCGCAGTTCCTGACCAAGGCGCAGGTGTGGCAGCTGTCGGAAGTGGTCGACGCGCTGCGCATCCCTGTGCTGTGCTACGGCCTGCGCACCGATTTCCGCGGCGAGCTGTTCGAGGGCAGCCAGTACCTGCTGGCGTGGGCGGACGACCTGCAGGAGATCAAGACCATCTGCCACAGCGGCAGCAAGGCGACGATGACGGTGCGCGTGGACGACGCCGGCCGCGCGGTGCAGGACGGGCCGCAGGTGGAGATCGGCGGCAACGAGCGTTACGTCTCGGTGTCGCGGCGCGAATTCAAGAAGGTGATGCGCGGCGAGGGCGGCATCGAGCCGATGCAGGCGCCGCTGCCGCTGTAG
- a CDS encoding GGDEF domain-containing protein: MSERQSPDRGGDDHAEGGSGFATAGLSILAAADIRKAAATLLQGLRDGGVPPVAVAWTDHGEILFEPPEAASPARVQAATDAFAGRAPASAQALDTRLLPPGAEDAGAVLLAPPGSLAALEPAQARLLALAGRRLSELFSIQRLQTSVKDLEQAEQLQHALFAIADMAASDRDMQSLLRGLHQIIGRLMYAENFYIALYDRQQETIRFIYFADEMDGRMYDPEVDIPTSQMGNSITLGLIRHGRPVRGASAQITEMLGLAEDGAFGTPSIDFMGVPMRRDGQIVGALVVQSYREGMGYTQSDCAVLGFVAEHVLNAVERKRGQEALEQRVADRTRELAEANAQLQAQIAERERAAHLQATLYRIAALANNQESDEDFYRSIHQAVGELIDAESFYIALVSDDGATLRFPYSVDAAGEQREARPMSQGLSEYMLRHGKTLLIDTAGVRGLVDAGEIDRQHHNTRTSAVCWLGAPLLGPDGVIGLVVVQSYRPDLIYSAQDAELLTFVAHQIASSVQRRQHAEALRNLNAELEQRVQVRTRELRREISVREQVEAQLKHQVMHDPLTGLPNRLYLRDRLERALSSQQRNPQHGFALLYLDVDRFKLFNDSLGHLAGDAVLREVSRRLLECVRGPDIVSRLSGDEFAILLEEGQQPATACKIAQRIQARMQEPIHVGERELQASVSIGIAISHPRYLTIDEMLHDADVALYRAKATGRQRFVLFDETQQKAAMNVLELELELRNALHAGEFRPYFQPIVRLDDGAAVGYEALIRWQHPTRGVLGPGEFLPVAEESGMIEAIDWHMYRLACTAGAALVAGGGYVSINISPRHFQYEDFDQRLLELLRDTGLAPAQLRIEVTESTLLGDPEAAARILQRLQDAGVGTALDDFGTGYSSLSYVHRFPLRTIKIDRSFIRDLGQEGARRSSAIIEAVQSLARSLSLNVVAEGVETECQRQALLAVGCPHAQGFLFGRPEPASHWLERPVAAGNP, translated from the coding sequence ATGAGCGAAAGGCAATCTCCGGACCGGGGCGGCGACGATCACGCGGAAGGCGGGTCCGGGTTCGCCACCGCCGGCCTGTCGATCCTCGCCGCCGCCGACATCCGCAAGGCCGCCGCCACCCTGCTGCAGGGCCTGCGCGACGGCGGCGTGCCGCCCGTCGCGGTGGCCTGGACCGACCACGGCGAGATCCTGTTCGAGCCGCCCGAAGCCGCCTCGCCCGCCCGCGTGCAGGCGGCCACCGACGCCTTCGCCGGCCGCGCGCCGGCCTCCGCGCAGGCGCTCGACACCCGCCTGCTGCCGCCCGGCGCCGAGGACGCGGGCGCGGTCCTGCTGGCCCCGCCGGGCAGCCTGGCCGCGCTGGAGCCCGCGCAGGCGCGGCTGCTGGCGCTGGCCGGGCGGCGCCTGTCCGAGCTGTTCTCGATCCAGCGCCTGCAAACCTCGGTCAAGGACCTGGAACAGGCCGAGCAGCTGCAGCACGCGCTGTTCGCGATCGCCGACATGGCCGCCTCCGACCGCGACATGCAGAGCCTGCTGCGCGGCCTGCACCAGATCATCGGCCGGCTGATGTACGCCGAGAACTTCTACATCGCGCTGTACGACCGCCAGCAGGAGACCATCCGCTTCATCTATTTCGCCGACGAGATGGACGGCCGGATGTACGACCCCGAGGTGGACATCCCGACCTCGCAGATGGGCAACAGCATCACCCTCGGCCTGATCCGCCACGGCCGCCCGGTGCGCGGCGCCTCGGCGCAGATCACCGAGATGCTGGGGCTGGCGGAGGACGGCGCGTTCGGCACGCCGTCGATCGACTTCATGGGCGTGCCGATGCGCCGCGACGGGCAGATCGTCGGCGCGCTGGTGGTGCAGAGCTATCGCGAGGGCATGGGCTACACCCAGTCCGACTGCGCGGTGCTGGGCTTCGTGGCCGAGCACGTGCTCAACGCGGTCGAGCGCAAGCGCGGCCAGGAGGCGCTGGAGCAGCGCGTGGCCGACCGCACCCGCGAGCTGGCGGAAGCCAACGCGCAACTGCAGGCGCAGATCGCCGAGCGCGAGCGCGCCGCCCACCTGCAGGCCACCCTGTACCGGATCGCCGCGCTGGCCAACAACCAGGAAAGCGACGAGGACTTCTACCGCAGCATCCACCAGGCGGTCGGCGAGCTGATCGACGCCGAGAGCTTCTACATCGCGCTGGTCTCGGACGACGGCGCCACCCTGCGCTTCCCGTATTCGGTCGACGCCGCCGGCGAACAGCGCGAGGCGCGGCCGATGAGCCAGGGCCTGAGCGAATACATGCTCCGCCACGGCAAGACCCTGCTGATCGACACCGCCGGCGTGCGCGGGCTGGTCGATGCCGGCGAGATCGACCGGCAGCACCACAACACCCGCACCTCGGCGGTGTGCTGGCTGGGTGCGCCGCTGCTCGGCCCGGACGGCGTCATCGGGCTGGTGGTGGTGCAGAGCTACCGGCCCGACCTGATCTACAGCGCGCAGGACGCCGAGCTGCTGACCTTCGTCGCCCACCAGATCGCCAGCAGCGTGCAGCGCCGCCAGCACGCCGAGGCGCTGCGCAACCTCAACGCCGAGCTCGAACAGCGCGTGCAGGTGCGCACCCGCGAGCTGCGCCGGGAAATCTCGGTGCGCGAGCAGGTCGAAGCCCAGCTCAAGCACCAGGTGATGCACGACCCGCTCACCGGCCTGCCCAACCGCCTGTACCTGCGCGACCGGCTGGAGCGCGCGCTGTCCAGCCAGCAGCGCAACCCGCAGCACGGCTTCGCCCTGCTGTACCTCGACGTGGACCGCTTCAAGCTGTTCAACGACAGCCTCGGCCACCTCGCCGGCGACGCGGTGCTGCGCGAGGTCTCGCGCCGCCTGCTGGAATGCGTGCGCGGCCCCGACATCGTCTCGCGCCTGTCCGGCGACGAGTTCGCGATCCTGCTGGAGGAAGGCCAGCAGCCGGCCACCGCCTGCAAGATCGCGCAGCGCATCCAGGCGCGGATGCAGGAGCCGATCCACGTCGGCGAGCGCGAGCTGCAGGCCTCGGTCAGCATCGGCATCGCGATCAGCCACCCGCGCTACCTGACCATCGACGAGATGCTGCACGACGCCGACGTGGCCCTGTACCGCGCCAAGGCGACCGGCCGGCAGCGCTTCGTACTGTTCGACGAAACCCAGCAGAAGGCCGCGATGAACGTGCTGGAGCTGGAGCTGGAACTGCGCAACGCGCTGCACGCCGGCGAGTTCCGCCCGTACTTCCAGCCGATCGTGCGCCTGGACGACGGCGCCGCCGTCGGCTACGAGGCGCTGATCCGCTGGCAGCATCCGACGCGCGGCGTGCTCGGCCCGGGCGAGTTCCTGCCGGTGGCCGAGGAAAGCGGGATGATCGAGGCGATCGACTGGCACATGTACCGGCTGGCCTGCACCGCCGGCGCGGCGCTGGTGGCCGGCGGCGGCTACGTGAGCATCAACATCTCGCCGCGGCACTTCCAGTACGAGGACTTCGACCAGCGCCTGCTGGAGCTGCTGCGCGACACCGGGCTGGCGCCGGCGCAGCTGCGCATCGAGGTCACCGAAAGCACCCTGCTGGGCGACCCGGAGGCGGCGGCGCGGATCCTGCAGCGGCTGCAGGACGCCGGCGTCGGCACCGCGCTGGACGACTTCGGCACCGGCTATTCCTCGCTCAGCTACGTGCACCGCTTCCCGCTGCGGACGATCAAGATCGACCGCTCGTTCATCCGCGACCTCGGCCAGGAGGGCGCGCGCCGCAGCTCGGCGATCATCGAGGCGGTGCAGAGCCTGGCCCGCTCGCTGAGCCTGAACGTGGTGGCCGAGGGCGTGGAGACCGAATGCCAGCGCCAGGCCCTGCTGGCGGTGGGCTGCCCGCACGCGCAGGGCTTCCTGTTCGGCCGGCCGGAACCCGCCTCGCACTGGCTGGAGAGGCCGGTGGCGGCCGGAAATCCGTGA
- a CDS encoding UvrD-helicase domain-containing protein, translating into MNGLNPPQRQAVLHVEGPLLVLAGAGSGKTRVIVEKIAHLIQSGRYPAKRIAAITFTNKSAREMRERVAKRIRGDAAQELTVSTFHALGLRIVQIDHAKLGLRRGFSIFDADDSASQIKDLLPPGSKPDAIEAMKQLISRAKNAGLSPEQAAEAARSTREREAAALYARYQQRLSAFNAVDFDDLIRLPVQLLETDDDARAGWRERIGYLLVDECQDTNDAQYRLLKAIAGDAGQFTCVGDDDQSIYAWRGANPDNLLALGSDYPALKIVKLEQNYRCSNRVLRSANALIAHNPHEHPKTLWSEAADGERIRVWECRDAAHEADKVAAEIDFVAKKHAAADGTPPWNEFCILFRGNHQSRALEKALQLLRIPYHLSGGTAFLDRGEVKDALAWLRLLANPEDDAAFLRAVQSPNRGVGAGTLAKLGELAAHKHLPLARAAESMVVAQQLPARAANALQGFSNIVNALRGDARALPPAELVRKLNERSGLLAALRASCKDEAQFKMRRRNLDELADWFDGPKTSGPGELAAALALLSHADKGEAGNQVRLMSMHAAKGLEFRFVFIVGVEDGNLPHEASLEEGRIDEERRLFYVGITRAKERLWLSYAKEAQRWGDKLRLSPSRFLDELPAAELQRDGADPEAEAMQKAERRSASLANIRAMLAE; encoded by the coding sequence CTGAACGGCCTCAATCCCCCGCAACGCCAAGCCGTCCTCCATGTCGAAGGCCCGCTGCTGGTGCTGGCCGGCGCGGGCAGCGGCAAGACGCGGGTGATCGTGGAGAAGATCGCGCACCTGATCCAGAGCGGGCGCTATCCGGCCAAGCGCATCGCCGCGATCACCTTCACCAACAAGTCCGCGCGCGAGATGCGCGAGCGCGTCGCCAAGCGCATCCGGGGCGACGCCGCGCAGGAGCTGACGGTGTCCACCTTCCACGCGCTGGGCCTGCGCATCGTCCAGATCGACCACGCCAAGCTCGGGCTGCGGCGCGGCTTTTCGATCTTCGACGCCGACGATTCCGCTTCGCAGATCAAGGACCTGCTGCCGCCGGGCAGCAAGCCGGACGCGATCGAGGCGATGAAGCAGCTGATCTCCCGCGCCAAGAACGCCGGGCTGTCGCCGGAGCAGGCGGCGGAGGCCGCGCGCAGCACCCGCGAACGCGAGGCCGCCGCGCTGTACGCGCGCTACCAGCAGCGCCTCTCCGCGTTCAACGCGGTCGATTTCGACGACCTGATCCGGCTGCCGGTGCAGCTGCTGGAAACCGACGACGACGCCCGCGCCGGCTGGCGCGAGCGGATCGGCTATCTGCTGGTGGACGAGTGCCAGGACACCAACGACGCCCAGTACCGCCTGCTCAAGGCCATCGCCGGCGACGCCGGGCAGTTCACCTGCGTGGGCGACGACGACCAGAGCATCTACGCCTGGCGCGGCGCCAATCCCGACAACCTGCTGGCGCTGGGCAGCGACTATCCGGCGCTGAAGATCGTCAAGCTGGAGCAGAACTACCGCTGCTCCAACCGCGTGCTGCGCAGCGCCAACGCGCTGATCGCCCACAACCCGCACGAGCATCCGAAGACGCTGTGGAGCGAGGCCGCCGACGGCGAGCGCATCCGCGTCTGGGAATGCCGCGACGCCGCCCACGAGGCGGACAAGGTGGCGGCGGAGATCGACTTCGTCGCCAAGAAGCACGCCGCCGCCGACGGCACGCCGCCGTGGAACGAGTTCTGCATCCTGTTCCGCGGCAACCACCAGAGCCGCGCGCTGGAAAAGGCGCTGCAACTGCTGCGCATTCCCTACCACCTGAGCGGCGGCACCGCCTTCCTCGATCGCGGCGAAGTGAAGGACGCGCTGGCCTGGCTGCGCCTGCTCGCCAATCCCGAGGACGACGCCGCCTTCCTGCGCGCGGTGCAGTCGCCCAACCGCGGCGTCGGCGCCGGCACGCTGGCGAAGCTGGGCGAGCTGGCCGCGCACAAGCACCTGCCGCTGGCGCGCGCGGCCGAGTCGATGGTGGTGGCACAGCAGCTGCCGGCGCGCGCGGCGAATGCGCTGCAAGGCTTCTCCAACATCGTCAACGCGCTGCGCGGCGACGCACGCGCGCTGCCGCCGGCCGAGCTGGTGCGCAAGCTCAACGAACGCTCCGGCCTGCTGGCCGCGCTGCGCGCCAGCTGCAAGGACGAGGCGCAGTTCAAGATGCGCCGGCGCAACCTGGACGAGCTGGCGGACTGGTTCGACGGCCCGAAGACCTCCGGCCCCGGCGAACTCGCCGCCGCGCTGGCGCTGCTCTCGCACGCCGACAAGGGCGAGGCCGGCAACCAGGTGCGGCTGATGTCGATGCACGCGGCGAAGGGGCTGGAGTTCCGCTTCGTGTTCATCGTCGGCGTCGAGGACGGCAACCTGCCGCACGAGGCCAGCCTCGAGGAAGGCCGCATCGACGAGGAGCGCCGGCTGTTCTACGTCGGCATTACCCGCGCCAAGGAGCGGCTGTGGCTGTCCTACGCGAAGGAGGCGCAGCGCTGGGGCGACAAGCTGCGGCTGTCGCCGAGCCGCTTCCTCGACGAGCTGCCGGCCGCCGAGCTGCAGCGCGACGGCGCCGACCCGGAGGCCGAGGCGATGCAGAAGGCCGAGCGCCGCAGCGCCAGCCTCGCCAACATCCGCGCGATGCTGGCCGAGTGA
- the plsB gene encoding glycerol-3-phosphate 1-O-acyltransferase PlsB, with protein MAAMPDRQTPAQAGLFDAPTPSAAPSGTAADAGQAPAQAEAPPLPLPGFLAADAAADAPAPPPPRAGKVRVPLWARLLGRPLHPWLKLDIETDPQIAGDPRPVCYVLEDYGLSNALILQRACREAGLPPPLQPIAGDPLGRKRAYVALSRRHANALGLLPGAEHKTHSGSLARLLQAHRDDPSLDVQLVPVSIFVGQAPKRSSGWFSVLFSENWTLVGRFRRLLAILLNGRDTLVQFAIPIPLRDIVAEGLEPERTVRKLSRVLRTHFRRVREVVIGPDLSTRRMLADQVLSAPLVKDAIADQARRDNSKPGEAWKKANAYFWEIAADYSNTVVRSLSFLLTSVWNRIYRGVLVHHLDQFKQEAPGHEVVYVPSHRSHMDYLLLSYLLYSHGIVAPHIFAGINLNLPVVGTVLRKGGAFFARRSFKGNALYSAVFREYMAQLVAGGYSIEYFIEGGRSRTGRLLQPKGGSLAMTVRAYLRQPTRPVLFQPVYIGYEKLMEGRSYLDELSGKPKEKESIWQLLTGIPKVLRSNYGQVVVNFGERIRLDQILAEHAPDWDGKAVPDDEKPAWFARAVDALALKIQTNVNRAADVNPINLLALALLSTPKHAMGESDLRAQIALSKTLLAEVPYSDWVTVTPHTPEQIIAHGEEIGLIARTRHPLGDVLGVDGDAAVLLSYFRNNVLHLFTASSWIAVCFQNNRRMGRRQLQQIGRTLYPFLQAELFLPWDEDTFASRIDRTIEVFIREGLLEQVSDEDGGILQRNAGQSDEVFRLRALGHTLQQAFERYYIAIAVLVKNGSGVLGAGELESLCQLTAQRLSLLYAPAAPEFFDKTLFRGFIQKLRELKLVWPDENSKLTFDDRLKAWAKDARVVLGRELRHTIEKISPDTGRTTGERPALPDEAAPPADGDSTPG; from the coding sequence ATGGCGGCGATGCCAGATCGCCAGACTCCCGCCCAGGCCGGCCTGTTCGACGCGCCGACGCCTTCCGCCGCCCCCTCCGGCACCGCCGCCGATGCCGGGCAGGCGCCCGCGCAGGCCGAGGCGCCGCCGCTGCCGCTGCCCGGCTTCCTCGCCGCGGATGCCGCCGCCGACGCGCCCGCCCCCCCGCCGCCGCGCGCGGGCAAGGTGCGCGTGCCGCTGTGGGCGCGCCTGCTCGGCCGGCCGCTGCATCCCTGGCTGAAGCTGGACATCGAAACAGATCCGCAGATCGCCGGCGACCCGCGCCCGGTCTGCTACGTGCTGGAAGACTACGGCCTGTCCAACGCGCTGATCCTGCAGCGCGCCTGCCGCGAGGCGGGCCTGCCGCCCCCGCTGCAGCCCATCGCCGGCGACCCGCTGGGCCGCAAGCGCGCCTACGTGGCGCTGTCGCGCCGCCACGCCAACGCGCTGGGCCTGCTGCCGGGCGCCGAGCACAAGACCCATTCCGGCTCGCTGGCACGGCTGCTGCAGGCGCACCGCGACGACCCGTCGCTGGATGTGCAGCTGGTCCCGGTGTCGATCTTCGTCGGCCAGGCGCCCAAGCGCAGCAGCGGCTGGTTCAGCGTGCTGTTCTCGGAGAACTGGACGCTGGTGGGCCGCTTCCGCCGGCTGCTGGCGATCCTGCTCAACGGCCGCGACACGCTCGTCCAGTTCGCAATCCCCATTCCGCTGCGCGACATCGTCGCCGAGGGGCTGGAGCCCGAGCGCACCGTGCGCAAGCTCTCGCGCGTGCTGCGCACCCACTTCCGCCGCGTGCGCGAGGTGGTGATCGGACCCGACCTGTCGACCCGCCGCATGCTCGCCGACCAGGTGCTGTCCGCGCCGCTGGTCAAGGACGCCATCGCCGACCAGGCCCGGCGCGACAACAGCAAGCCCGGGGAAGCGTGGAAGAAGGCCAACGCCTACTTCTGGGAAATCGCCGCCGACTACTCGAACACGGTGGTGCGCTCGCTGAGCTTCCTGCTGACCTCGGTGTGGAACCGCATCTACCGCGGCGTGCTGGTGCACCACCTCGACCAGTTCAAGCAGGAGGCGCCGGGCCACGAAGTGGTCTACGTGCCCAGCCACCGCAGCCACATGGACTACCTGCTGCTGAGCTACCTGCTCTACAGCCACGGCATCGTCGCCCCGCACATCTTCGCCGGCATCAACCTCAACCTGCCGGTGGTCGGCACCGTGCTGCGCAAGGGCGGCGCGTTCTTCGCCCGCCGCAGCTTCAAGGGCAACGCGCTGTATTCGGCGGTGTTCCGCGAATACATGGCGCAGCTCGTCGCCGGCGGCTATTCCATCGAATACTTCATCGAGGGCGGGCGCTCGCGCACCGGCCGGCTGCTGCAGCCCAAGGGCGGCTCGCTGGCGATGACCGTGCGCGCCTACCTGCGCCAGCCCACGCGGCCGGTGCTGTTCCAGCCGGTCTACATCGGCTACGAGAAGCTGATGGAGGGCCGCAGCTACCTCGACGAGCTGTCCGGCAAGCCGAAGGAGAAGGAATCCATCTGGCAGCTGCTGACCGGCATCCCCAAGGTGCTGCGCAGCAACTACGGCCAGGTGGTGGTGAACTTCGGCGAGCGCATCCGGCTCGACCAGATCCTGGCCGAGCACGCGCCGGACTGGGACGGCAAGGCAGTGCCGGACGACGAGAAGCCCGCGTGGTTCGCGCGCGCCGTCGACGCGCTGGCGCTGAAGATCCAGACCAACGTCAACCGCGCCGCCGACGTCAATCCGATCAACCTGCTGGCGCTGGCGCTGCTGTCCACGCCCAAGCACGCGATGGGCGAAAGCGACCTGCGCGCGCAGATCGCGCTGTCCAAGACCCTGCTGGCGGAAGTGCCGTACTCCGACTGGGTGACGGTGACTCCGCACACGCCGGAGCAGATCATCGCCCACGGCGAGGAGATCGGCCTGATCGCCCGCACCCGCCACCCGCTGGGCGACGTGCTCGGCGTTGACGGCGACGCTGCGGTGCTGCTGAGCTACTTCCGCAACAACGTGCTGCACCTGTTCACCGCGTCCTCGTGGATCGCGGTCTGCTTCCAGAACAACCGCCGCATGGGCCGCCGCCAGCTCCAGCAGATCGGCCGCACCCTGTATCCGTTCCTGCAGGCCGAGCTGTTCCTGCCCTGGGACGAGGACACCTTCGCCAGCCGCATCGACCGCACCATCGAGGTGTTCATCCGCGAGGGCCTGCTGGAGCAGGTCAGCGACGAGGACGGCGGCATCCTCCAGCGCAACGCCGGCCAGAGCGACGAGGTGTTCCGCCTGCGCGCGCTCGGCCACACCTTGCAGCAGGCGTTCGAGCGCTACTACATCGCCATCGCGGTGCTGGTGAAGAACGGCTCCGGCGTGCTCGGTGCGGGCGAGCTGGAAAGCCTGTGCCAGCTCACCGCGCAGCGGCTGTCGCTGCTGTACGCCCCGGCCGCGCCGGAGTTCTTCGACAAGACCCTGTTCCGCGGCTTCATCCAGAAGCTGCGCGAGCTCAAGCTGGTCTGGCCGGACGAGAACAGCAAGCTGACCTTCGACGACCGCCTCAAGGCATGGGCGAAGGACGCGCGCGTGGTGCTCGGCCGCGAGCTGCGCCACACCATCGAGAAGATCAGCCCGGACACCGGTCGCACCACCGGCGAGCGGCCGGCGCTGCCGGACGAGGCCGCACCGCCGGCGGACGGCGACAGCACTCCGGGTTAA
- a CDS encoding YdcH family protein, with product MNQPSDPAELSRMARRVVELRQEHRDLDLAIERLQVDIANDELAIKRMKKRKLQLKDQISWLENALIPDEPA from the coding sequence ATGAACCAGCCCTCCGATCCGGCCGAACTTTCGCGCATGGCGCGGCGCGTGGTGGAACTGCGCCAGGAGCACCGCGACCTGGACCTGGCGATCGAGCGCCTGCAGGTCGACATCGCCAACGACGAGCTGGCGATCAAGCGGATGAAGAAGCGCAAGCTGCAGCTGAAGGATCAGATTTCCTGGCTGGAGAACGCGCTGATCCCGGACGAACCGGCCTGA